The region TGCGGGGAGAAGGATCCATGAGCGGATTGGAAGAAGCATTTCTGTTCATGGTGGCCGCGCTGCTCACCGTCCCGGTGTTCAAGCGCTTGGGGTTGGGCTCGGTCCTGGGCTACTTGACCGCCGGCTTGTTGCTGGGCCCCGCCGTCTTGGCCCTGGTCCCCGACGTCGGCGCTGTATTGCATTTTTCGGAACTTGGCGTCGTTTTTCTTCTGTTTTTGATTGGTCTTGAACTGCGCCCAGCCCGCCTGTGGGCCTTGCGCCGCCCGGTGTTTGGCCTAGGCGGTCTCCAGGTCTTGCTGTGCGGCGCCGCCCTCGGCGGCATTGGTTTCGCCTTGGGCCTCAAATGGCAAGCGGCGGTGGTGGCAGGGGGCGCTCTCGCCTTGTCCTCCACGGCCTTTTGCCTGCAAATCCTGGCCGAGCGTGGACACCTGCGCACCGGCTACGGCCGCAACGCCTTTTCGATCCTGCTGTTTCAGGATGTGGCGGTGGTTCCCTTGCTGGCCCTGATGCCCATCCTAAGCCCCAAAGGCAACGGCGTGTTCAACTGGGAAACCGCCCTGCACGACGCCGGACGGGCGGTGGCCGTGATCATCGCCGTCATCGTCCTCGGCCGCTGGGTGGTGCGCTGGGTGTTTCGCATCGTGCTGGCGACCCGGATTCCCGAGCTGTTCACGGCGGCGGCCCTGGCCCTGGTGATCGGCGTCAGTCTGTTGATGGACGAAGCCGGCCTCTCCATGGCACTCGGCGCCTTCCTGGCCGGCATGCTGCTCGCCGATTCCGAATGCCGCCTGGAACTGGAAGCCACCATCGAGCCCTTCAAGGGCCTGCTGCTCGGCTTGTTTTTCATCGCGGTAGGCATGAGCGTCAACCTCCACCTCATCCTCACCAAGCCCCTGATCGTGGCGGGGTTGGTCGCCACGCTTCTCGCGGTCAAGGGCGTGGTGGTGTTCACCCTGGCCCGGATGTTCGGGGCGACATCGCGCTCGGCGGCCTCCCTAGCAACCCTGGTCCCGCAAGGCGGCGAATTTGCCTTCGTCGTCTTCACCCTGGCGGTCAGCGAAGGCGTCTTGAGCAAGCAAACCGGACAACTGTTGTTGCTGGTCGTCACCTTGTCCATGGCCATGACCCCGATCCTGGTCGGCCTCAATGCGCTGATCCAGGACAAGACCCAGCCCAAACGCCGCCCCCCGGCGTACGAAACCTTCGAGGATCGGGAAAACCGGGTGATCATCGCCGGCTTCGGCCGGGTCGGCCAAATCGTCGCACGCACCTTGCGCATGGCCGGCATCCCCTTTACCGCCATCGAATCCAACTTCGAGCAAATCGAGTTCGTGCGTCGGCGCGGCACCGTGGTCCACTACGGCGACCCCTCCCAACCCGCCTTGCTCCGCGCCGCCGGCATCGAGCAGGCGGAAGTGCTGGTGATTGCGGTCGAGGACCCGGACCAAGCCCTGACGTTGGCCGAATACGTCCTGCGCCGCTATCCCACCGTGCGCGTGCTCGCCCGGGCCCGCGACCGCCAACACGCCTATCGCCTCATGGAAAAAGGCGTCTACAAGGTGTTCCGCGAAACCTTCGCCTCCAGCCTGGAAATCGCCGAGGAAGTCTTCCGCGACCTTGGCTATTCAGACGGCGTGGCCCGCCGCGCCGTGCGCCTGTTCCGCCGTCACGACGAAGGCCTGATGCAAGAGCAATACAAGATCCGCCACGACGAGGAAGCCTTGATCGCCTCGGCCCGCGTGGCTGCCGAGGAGTTGCGCACCTTGTTCGAACAAGACGCCACCCCCACCGCCGCGCCCCTCCTGCCCCCTCACGCCGTCCCCAAGCCCACGTCCGCCAGCCGCGACCTGCCCCCGGAGGCGCCGGCCGCCTGAGGCGAGGGGGGCTGCCACCTGGGCCGATGCCCCAGCCCCCCTTCTTCTTTTGGGCTTTCACAATGTGCGAGAGGGCCCCAAAAAACGCTTGCCAGCCCCCCCACCCTCGCGTATCGTGCCGCTCCCTGATGGGGCGTAGCCAAGCGGTAAGGCAGCGGTTTTTGGTACCGCCATTCCCAGGTTCGATCCCTGGCGCCCCAGCCAGAAAAAGCCCACAGACCTCTCGAAGGTATGTGGGCTTTTTTCGTCAATAAAGGGCTATTCGGAGAACAGGGAAGCCGAATCGCTCCGGTTCGTTATAACGGGCTGAAACTGGACAGAGCGTTTTTGAAAGACGAGGCACTAGCCTGCCCTTCCTCCCCGATAGCAAGCCTCAACGCACCATCACAACCTTTTGCCACAGACAAGCGATCTTTGATCGCTTCGTACCCCTTTACTTCGCAGACGGCCAGCAGGCACCGCTCGAAGCTAAGAATCATCGGCCTGAGGCGCTCGAATTCACCAGGAAACAGCCGCGCCATAGCGCCCACAAACCGCTTGTCGCCAGTGACCAGTTTCTTATTGCATTCACAGTAAAGAGCAACCAACGCGATTTGAGCCTCGCCGGCATCAATGCCCGCATGGGAGATCATGTTATTGTAAAGCTCAGTGGTGACGGCCGCCGCAACCCAGCGCTCCGGCACAACTGGGACCTGCCTAGCCATCATCGTGAGGCGTTCGCCCGTAGCAGCCCGGAGGGCGTCGTCTATGGCCATACGCCGAAGGGCTGTCTTCGCTCCAGAGGCAGTCGCTGAGGACAGCCGATAAGGATGGGTGACACCGAGAGCGCCAAGAGCTTCGTCCCAGAGGTTGCAGCACGCCAGTTTTATAAAGACGTCCTTATCAAAAAACGCGTGCAGATCGCGCATCGCCCCCTGCCGTCACAACAGACCAATACGCTCCAAAAACTCTAAACTATCGTCGGACAGGGCATCGACGTCAATATTGCGCCGAAGGGCCTCACGGCAGACCATCTCTGTGGGGGTGTCCTCGCCAATATAC is a window of Pararhodospirillum photometricum DSM 122 DNA encoding:
- a CDS encoding monovalent cation:proton antiporter-2 (CPA2) family protein yields the protein MSGLEEAFLFMVAALLTVPVFKRLGLGSVLGYLTAGLLLGPAVLALVPDVGAVLHFSELGVVFLLFLIGLELRPARLWALRRPVFGLGGLQVLLCGAALGGIGFALGLKWQAAVVAGGALALSSTAFCLQILAERGHLRTGYGRNAFSILLFQDVAVVPLLALMPILSPKGNGVFNWETALHDAGRAVAVIIAVIVLGRWVVRWVFRIVLATRIPELFTAAALALVIGVSLLMDEAGLSMALGAFLAGMLLADSECRLELEATIEPFKGLLLGLFFIAVGMSVNLHLILTKPLIVAGLVATLLAVKGVVVFTLARMFGATSRSAASLATLVPQGGEFAFVVFTLAVSEGVLSKQTGQLLLLVVTLSMAMTPILVGLNALIQDKTQPKRRPPAYETFEDRENRVIIAGFGRVGQIVARTLRMAGIPFTAIESNFEQIEFVRRRGTVVHYGDPSQPALLRAAGIEQAEVLVIAVEDPDQALTLAEYVLRRYPTVRVLARARDRQHAYRLMEKGVYKVFRETFASSLEIAEEVFRDLGYSDGVARRAVRLFRRHDEGLMQEQYKIRHDEEALIASARVAAEELRTLFEQDATPTAAPLLPPHAVPKPTSASRDLPPEAPAA